The bacterium genome has a window encoding:
- a CDS encoding 4Fe-4S binding protein: MPHFIFDACIGCSVCEPVCPTKAITGDPKAIYKIDPTLCIDCGVCGKYCPAFAIQDDSGSVIANIKHKEMPKAYVIEENCTGCVWCVDICPFDCIIMANASVERDHSQVAVVDQATCVGCRLCEEICNKGAIIVPRHEDESEYMTPLQQEFVISPLRSY, translated from the coding sequence ATGCCCCATTTCATTTTCGACGCATGTATCGGCTGCTCGGTCTGTGAGCCGGTCTGCCCGACCAAGGCCATCACGGGCGATCCGAAAGCCATCTACAAAATCGATCCGACCCTGTGCATCGACTGCGGCGTCTGCGGAAAGTACTGCCCCGCCTTCGCCATCCAGGACGACTCTGGCAGCGTTATCGCGAACATCAAGCACAAGGAAATGCCCAAGGCCTACGTTATCGAGGAAAACTGCACCGGCTGCGTGTGGTGCGTCGACATCTGCCCCTTCGACTGTATCATCATGGCGAACGCCTCGGTGGAGCGGGATCACAGCCAGGTGGCGGTCGTCGATCAGGCCACTTGCGTGGGCTGCCGCCTGTGCGAGGAAATCTGCAACAAAGGGGCCATTATCGTGCCGCGGCACGAGGATGAGTCCGAATATATGACCCCGCTTCAGCAGGAATTCGTCATCTCTCCGCTTCGCTCCTACTAG
- a CDS encoding c-type cytochrome: MAERNFKPPEEKTSPVPFFILGLLFVAVTFWTVWDESFTRRPWKEYQKQFNQYELKLVRELLNKAKEKDGKAVAVIDKQIQAQSQKLAVSSELIQIKKELDRLKLVAFEKVQDFAFAKSTYDEAYFHYTEGVRQGHDVQKQLAHLQEAKKEVGRLQPIAEKAEAQRDALLAKIEERQKGLSILIRQRRRRSGEIADLERRIKSIKSRPYEIKQIVLREFERNNFNEPVLRVDRCHTCHLGIDRAGFENAPQPFRTHSERRFYLVEHNYKEIGCVACHGGQGSAITAVNKAHGLADFWENPILNKADQQTKCLGCHTNVFNLEKAPKLSRGIALVRELGCFGCHNIPGAEGLLNRGPDLSRIQEKVDPDWLLTWIKRPKDYNPRTKMPYLSLADQEVRDIATYVWTVGKPKAPVQSMAGLENPKLIAQGKELFESVGCLGCHIRDEKDIKAGPIKGVSGRPIVYWSRDFGPALGNAGKKLRADWLFRWLKDPKAYWPETTMPSLRLTDDEAKAITAYLMNLSPATGAASGALGDTAAFERGKSLVAKRGCAGCHVIPGMENVGKIGPDLASFAEKKPFELDFGNVVNTPKTWEAWVFGKLKNPKLYQTDRIKLLMPNFDLSDKEVSEIRTFLRGMIPHGPPHTVHAEFAERAKRIEAGRRMIEKYNCSGCHLVENWGGDILRHYKDTNDGPPPLDGEGDKVQPGWFFGFLKNVVILRPWLKVRMPNFQMPEKDAAALVNYLAALDNKLRSYVHFDPTRVKSETLAAGRILFQKAECLSCHNKWPSPPGSEPPSAPNLLLAKERLRPEWIFRWIMNPSRIRPGTKMPTFFEGAGAKANILNGKRLAEENGKWIYELDSEKESELAENRPASLWLGSSRIIVTVAGIDGKKIKIAAPRDLGQTISHATLESHGEPIDPALLGGDGYRQIAALRDYLMVTNIFPKLNPKPKN, from the coding sequence ATGGCTGAGCGAAATTTTAAGCCCCCAGAGGAAAAAACCAGCCCGGTTCCATTTTTCATCCTGGGACTTCTTTTTGTGGCCGTCACCTTCTGGACGGTTTGGGATGAATCTTTCACCCGGCGGCCCTGGAAAGAATATCAGAAGCAGTTCAATCAGTACGAGTTGAAGCTCGTCAGAGAGCTGCTGAACAAGGCCAAGGAAAAGGACGGCAAGGCCGTTGCCGTGATCGACAAGCAGATCCAGGCGCAGAGCCAAAAACTGGCGGTCTCCTCCGAACTCATTCAGATCAAAAAAGAACTCGATCGCCTGAAGCTCGTGGCCTTCGAGAAGGTCCAGGACTTCGCTTTCGCCAAATCTACCTACGATGAGGCGTACTTTCACTACACTGAGGGCGTCCGCCAAGGGCACGACGTCCAGAAGCAACTCGCCCACCTCCAGGAAGCCAAAAAGGAAGTGGGCCGTCTCCAGCCCATCGCCGAGAAGGCCGAGGCCCAGCGGGACGCGCTGCTCGCCAAAATCGAGGAAAGACAAAAGGGCCTGTCCATCCTCATACGCCAGCGCCGCCGGCGCTCGGGCGAGATCGCCGACCTGGAGCGCCGCATCAAGAGCATCAAATCGCGGCCCTACGAGATCAAGCAGATCGTCCTGAGGGAGTTCGAGCGCAACAACTTCAACGAGCCTGTCCTTCGCGTCGATCGGTGCCATACCTGCCACCTGGGCATTGACCGGGCCGGCTTTGAAAACGCCCCCCAACCGTTCCGCACCCATTCGGAGCGCAGGTTTTACCTCGTCGAGCACAACTACAAAGAGATCGGCTGTGTCGCCTGCCACGGCGGCCAAGGCTCGGCCATTACCGCAGTGAACAAGGCGCACGGCCTTGCCGACTTCTGGGAAAATCCGATCCTCAATAAAGCGGACCAGCAGACCAAATGTCTCGGGTGCCATACGAACGTTTTCAATCTCGAAAAAGCGCCCAAGCTCTCGCGCGGCATCGCCCTCGTCCGCGAACTCGGCTGCTTCGGCTGCCACAACATCCCCGGGGCCGAGGGACTTCTCAACCGCGGGCCCGACCTTTCCCGGATTCAGGAGAAGGTCGACCCCGACTGGCTGCTGACCTGGATCAAGCGCCCCAAGGACTACAACCCGCGCACCAAGATGCCCTACCTCAGCCTCGCCGATCAGGAAGTGCGCGACATCGCCACCTACGTCTGGACGGTGGGCAAGCCGAAGGCACCCGTCCAGAGCATGGCCGGGCTGGAGAACCCGAAGCTGATCGCACAGGGCAAGGAACTCTTCGAGTCCGTCGGCTGCCTCGGATGCCACATCCGCGACGAAAAAGACATCAAGGCGGGCCCCATCAAAGGGGTCAGCGGCCGGCCCATCGTCTACTGGAGCCGCGATTTCGGCCCGGCACTCGGAAACGCGGGGAAGAAGCTCCGCGCCGACTGGCTCTTCCGGTGGCTGAAGGACCCCAAGGCCTACTGGCCTGAGACCACCATGCCCAGTCTGCGGCTCACCGACGATGAGGCGAAGGCCATCACCGCCTACCTGATGAACCTCTCCCCTGCCACGGGGGCCGCGAGCGGCGCCCTGGGCGATACGGCCGCGTTCGAACGGGGCAAGTCGCTCGTCGCCAAGCGCGGCTGCGCCGGCTGCCACGTGATTCCCGGCATGGAGAATGTCGGCAAGATCGGCCCCGACCTGGCCTCATTCGCCGAAAAGAAACCCTTCGAACTCGATTTCGGCAACGTGGTGAACACGCCCAAAACGTGGGAAGCCTGGGTGTTCGGCAAGCTGAAGAACCCGAAGCTCTACCAGACCGACCGCATCAAGCTCCTGATGCCGAATTTCGATCTGAGCGACAAAGAGGTTTCCGAAATCCGCACCTTCCTCCGCGGAATGATCCCCCACGGCCCGCCCCATACGGTCCATGCGGAATTCGCCGAGCGCGCCAAGCGCATCGAGGCCGGCCGGAGGATGATCGAAAAATACAACTGCTCGGGGTGTCACCTCGTCGAAAACTGGGGCGGCGACATCCTTCGCCACTACAAGGACACGAACGACGGCCCGCCTCCCCTCGATGGAGAGGGCGACAAGGTGCAGCCCGGCTGGTTCTTCGGCTTCCTGAAAAACGTTGTCATCCTGCGCCCCTGGCTGAAGGTGCGCATGCCGAACTTCCAGATGCCGGAAAAAGACGCGGCCGCCCTGGTCAACTACCTCGCGGCGCTGGACAACAAGCTCCGGTCCTACGTCCACTTCGACCCGACCCGGGTAAAGAGCGAAACCCTGGCCGCGGGCCGGATACTCTTCCAGAAGGCCGAGTGTCTCTCCTGCCACAACAAATGGCCGTCGCCGCCGGGCTCAGAGCCGCCCTCGGCCCCGAATCTGTTGTTGGCCAAAGAACGCCTCCGCCCGGAGTGGATTTTCCGCTGGATCATGAATCCTTCGCGGATCCGGCCAGGAACCAAGATGCCCACCTTCTTCGAGGGGGCGGGCGCCAAGGCCAACATTCTCAACGGCAAGCGGCTGGCGGAGGAAAACGGCAAGTGGATCTATGAGTTGGACTCGGAGAAAGAATCCGAACTCGCCGAGAACAGGCCCGCCTCCCTCTGGCTGGGAAGCAGCCGAATCATCGTTACGGTGGCGGGAATCGACGGGAAAAAGATCAAAATCGCCGCGCCCCGCGATCTGGGCCAAACTATCAGCCATGCGACGCTGGAGAGCCATGGCGAGCCCATCGACCCGGCCCTCCTCGGCGGAGACGGCTACAGGCAAATTGCCGCGCTGCGCGACTACCTGATGGTGACGAACATATTTCCGAAATTGAATCCGAAACCCAAAAACTAG
- a CDS encoding bifunctional (p)ppGpp synthetase/guanosine-3',5'-bis(diphosphate) 3'-pyrophosphohydrolase → MISDLSTRPPARIMDIVDLVEEYAPESSDFLTSAYVYTAKVHRGQSRLTGEPYISHPLEVARILAEMRLDPETIVASLLHDTIEDTSATIGELRELFGEEVASMVDGVTKLNKLDYGNPQMRQAESYRKMLVAMANDVRVILIKLADRLHNANTLQYLPPKRRERIARETADIYAPLANRLGIGWLKGALEEAAFRHLRPKEYEEIDEKLREGLSDRESYMKEVMALVEHALKKSEIKASVMARFKLHSSIYRKMETQNIDFHQVFDICGLRVVVEALKDCYATLGILHSLWTPIPGRFKDYVAIPKANLYQSLHTTVVGLRGQRIEFQIRTQEMNKAAEEGIAAHWRYKEGDKLDETVNNKFDWLRRMVESLQEETEPRTFVDTVKHNLFQDEVFVFTPKGEVRSFPRGATPVDFAYLVHTEVGHHCIGAKVNGKIVPLQSRLENGDIVEIMTNPNRTPGQDWLKFVVTPRAKQRIRAYVRQEQRQRSIGLGRELIEHEFHRYNQDAEPHLKPGPLKEAADAFGLKDEEDLLAAIGFGRQSARQVANHFLPEDVVRDRERREKSRLRRFVTRVRSRPRSEGIQVKGQDDVMIHFAKCCAPIPGEKIIGFITKDRGVTVHAERCSSIRDLKADRERLVEVSWAEVKRGEMHLVSMVVEAKDRPGVLAGLTTAAASLNVNISRVEAETSHERAGIRLDVQVQDLDHLKKVMKKMRDVKGVLSVVRVRSKASREEVLDESA, encoded by the coding sequence ATGATTTCCGATCTTTCCACCCGACCGCCGGCCCGGATCATGGACATCGTCGATCTGGTGGAGGAGTACGCCCCGGAGTCCTCTGATTTTCTGACCAGCGCCTATGTCTACACCGCCAAGGTGCACCGCGGACAGTCCCGCCTGACGGGCGAGCCCTATATCTCCCATCCCCTGGAAGTGGCCCGCATCCTGGCCGAAATGCGCCTCGACCCGGAGACGATCGTCGCCTCCCTGTTGCACGACACGATTGAGGACACCTCGGCGACGATCGGCGAGCTCCGCGAGCTGTTCGGGGAGGAGGTGGCCTCGATGGTGGACGGCGTGACCAAGCTGAACAAGCTCGATTACGGCAACCCCCAGATGCGGCAGGCCGAGAGCTACCGGAAAATGCTGGTCGCGATGGCGAACGATGTGCGGGTGATACTCATCAAGCTGGCCGACCGGCTCCACAACGCCAACACGCTCCAGTACCTTCCGCCGAAGCGGCGGGAACGGATTGCCCGCGAGACGGCCGATATTTACGCGCCCCTCGCCAACCGGCTGGGCATCGGCTGGCTCAAGGGCGCTCTGGAGGAGGCCGCTTTCCGGCATCTCCGCCCGAAGGAGTACGAGGAAATTGACGAGAAGCTCCGCGAGGGTCTCTCCGACCGGGAGAGCTACATGAAGGAGGTGATGGCGCTGGTGGAGCACGCCCTGAAGAAATCCGAAATCAAGGCTTCTGTCATGGCGCGCTTCAAGCTCCATTCGAGCATTTACCGGAAAATGGAGACGCAGAACATCGATTTTCATCAGGTTTTCGACATCTGCGGACTGCGCGTCGTCGTGGAGGCGCTGAAGGATTGCTACGCGACCCTGGGCATCCTGCACTCGCTCTGGACGCCCATACCGGGCCGCTTCAAGGATTATGTCGCGATCCCGAAGGCCAACCTCTATCAATCTCTCCACACCACGGTCGTGGGACTCCGGGGGCAGCGGATCGAGTTTCAGATCCGCACCCAGGAAATGAACAAAGCGGCGGAAGAAGGCATTGCCGCCCACTGGCGCTACAAGGAAGGTGACAAGCTCGATGAAACCGTGAATAACAAGTTCGACTGGCTCCGCCGGATGGTGGAGAGCCTTCAGGAGGAAACCGAGCCCCGCACCTTCGTCGACACCGTCAAGCACAACCTGTTTCAGGACGAGGTGTTCGTCTTCACCCCCAAGGGGGAGGTGCGGAGCTTTCCCCGCGGCGCAACGCCCGTGGATTTCGCCTATCTGGTCCACACCGAGGTGGGGCACCACTGCATCGGCGCCAAGGTGAACGGGAAAATCGTCCCCCTGCAGTCGCGGCTGGAGAATGGCGATATTGTCGAAATCATGACGAACCCGAACCGGACGCCGGGGCAGGATTGGCTGAAGTTCGTGGTCACTCCCCGCGCCAAGCAGCGCATCCGCGCCTATGTGCGGCAGGAGCAGCGGCAGCGTTCGATCGGCCTGGGCAGAGAACTGATCGAGCACGAATTTCACCGCTACAACCAGGATGCGGAGCCACACCTCAAGCCGGGGCCGCTCAAGGAGGCGGCCGATGCGTTCGGTTTAAAGGACGAGGAGGATCTTCTCGCCGCGATCGGTTTCGGCCGCCAGTCCGCGCGGCAGGTGGCGAATCATTTCCTGCCGGAGGACGTTGTCCGCGATCGCGAGCGGCGCGAGAAATCCCGCCTGCGGCGCTTTGTCACGCGGGTGCGAAGCCGGCCGCGGAGCGAGGGAATTCAGGTCAAGGGACAGGACGACGTGATGATTCATTTCGCCAAGTGCTGCGCCCCGATTCCAGGCGAAAAAATCATCGGATTTATCACGAAGGATCGCGGGGTGACCGTCCACGCGGAACGCTGCTCCAGCATTCGCGATCTAAAGGCCGATCGGGAGCGCCTGGTCGAGGTCAGTTGGGCCGAGGTGAAGCGCGGTGAAATGCACCTGGTTTCGATGGTGGTGGAAGCGAAGGATAGGCCGGGCGTTCTGGCGGGGCTGACCACGGCGGCGGCGTCGCTGAACGTGAACATCTCCCGCGTGGAGGCGGAAACCTCTCACGAGCGGGCGGGCATCCGTCTCGACGTGCAGGTGCAGGATCTGGATCATCTGAAGAAGGTGATGAAGAAAATGCGCGATGTGAAAGGGGTGCTTTCCGTCGTGCGGGTTCGCTCGAAGGCTTCCCGCGAGGAAGTTCTGGACGAATCCGCCTGA
- a CDS encoding restriction endonuclease, translating to MLELIVFALILGFLTIFLVKRTTSNVAMEEDAEKTRDDAEIQNLRRMPPSVFEQLLHDILENMNLRIVESTWVNSEEIDILAHNPAPLVGGDYIIHGILVPEGEFVSSIRVIGLSDTVRAERALKGILITTGYFTEETGKYPEGAPMELINVSRLRELMRAHDITWPAF from the coding sequence ATGCTCGAACTCATCGTGTTTGCCCTGATCCTCGGCTTCCTCACCATCTTCCTCGTCAAGCGGACAACCTCGAACGTCGCCATGGAAGAAGACGCCGAGAAGACCCGCGACGACGCCGAGATCCAAAACCTGCGGAGGATGCCCCCCTCCGTTTTCGAGCAGTTGCTGCACGACATCCTCGAGAACATGAACCTGCGCATCGTCGAGTCCACCTGGGTCAACAGCGAGGAAATCGACATCCTGGCCCACAACCCGGCGCCCCTCGTCGGCGGCGACTACATCATTCACGGCATCCTGGTTCCCGAGGGAGAATTCGTCAGCTCCATCCGCGTCATCGGGCTCTCCGACACCGTCCGGGCCGAGCGCGCCCTCAAGGGCATTCTCATTACCACCGGCTACTTCACCGAGGAGACCGGCAAATACCCCGAGGGCGCCCCCATGGAGCTCATCAACGTCTCCCGCCTCCGTGAGCTGATGCGGGCGCACGACATCACCTGGCCCGCGTTCTAG
- a CDS encoding endonuclease V has product MKDPLRHPWNLSPRDAVALQNALRRKVRLRPRVHPPRTVAGVDISYPRFGRRAVAGVILLDFPELCVLEEVFAVGEMPFPYVPGLLSFREGPLMEQAFRKLRRKPDLILFDGQGIAHPRGLGLAAHLGLRWATPSIGCGKSRLFGEGPEPADRRGAWAALHGPDGERVGARLRTRQGVKPIFISPGHRVSLEKSIDWVMQASPRYRLPEPIRQAHRRTNEERIKRGITA; this is encoded by the coding sequence ATGAAGGACCCTCTCCGCCATCCGTGGAATTTGTCCCCCCGCGATGCGGTTGCTCTCCAGAATGCGCTTCGCCGCAAGGTGCGGCTGCGGCCGCGGGTCCACCCTCCCCGGACGGTGGCGGGCGTGGATATCTCCTATCCGCGCTTCGGCCGGCGCGCGGTCGCCGGCGTGATTCTTCTCGACTTTCCCGAATTGTGTGTCCTGGAGGAGGTCTTTGCCGTGGGGGAGATGCCGTTTCCCTACGTTCCGGGTCTGCTCTCCTTCCGGGAGGGGCCGTTGATGGAGCAGGCCTTCCGGAAATTGCGGCGCAAGCCCGATCTGATTCTCTTTGACGGCCAGGGGATTGCCCACCCGCGCGGGCTGGGTCTGGCGGCGCACTTGGGGCTGAGGTGGGCCACTCCTTCCATCGGCTGTGGAAAGTCCCGCCTTTTCGGCGAGGGACCCGAGCCGGCGGATCGGCGGGGGGCATGGGCCGCGCTCCACGGGCCGGACGGCGAGCGGGTGGGGGCGCGGCTGCGGACCCGCCAGGGGGTGAAGCCCATCTTCATCTCGCCCGGCCACCGGGTGAGCCTGGAGAAGTCCATCGACTGGGTCATGCAGGCGAGTCCCCGGTACCGCCTGCCCGAGCCCATCCGCCAGGCCCATCGCCGGACGAATGAGGAGCGCATAAAGAGGGGGATTACGGCCTAG
- a CDS encoding NAD-binding protein, which produces MGTLRRRLVVASGLLILVLLIGVTGYMVLEGWDFLDSIYMTVISLTTVGYGETRALSGKGRVFTMFLLLSGMGILAYGIGTFTAFLVEGHLSNFLRIRNMLNRINRLQGHFILCGFEDEAHYVLEEFIKTQTPVVVVAKDIEKLEKNFPGREILYIEGDPTKEQFLKMANIENAKGLITALNTDSENLLVVLSARELSPQLRIISGVFDRDNLHKFQRVGANATVMATFIGGLRMASEAIRPTVVSFLDTMLRETDITLRIEEVKVPGEWEHVGKTLREIHFPAHTDLVIVAVKPLDSAKHVYNPKSNYVVNEGDILIVIGALDQIFALRKFLGYQIEQEGEGEESRDSVTAK; this is translated from the coding sequence ATGGGAACACTTCGCCGCCGACTTGTCGTCGCTTCCGGGCTGCTGATTCTCGTTCTCCTGATAGGCGTTACCGGCTACATGGTCCTGGAAGGGTGGGATTTCCTCGATTCCATCTACATGACAGTCATCTCGCTGACGACGGTGGGCTATGGAGAGACGCGGGCACTATCGGGGAAGGGCCGCGTCTTCACCATGTTCCTCCTTTTGAGCGGCATGGGGATCCTGGCCTACGGAATCGGTACCTTTACGGCGTTCCTTGTCGAAGGGCATCTCTCAAATTTTTTGAGGATCCGGAATATGCTGAATCGAATCAATCGCCTGCAAGGCCACTTCATTCTATGCGGCTTCGAGGACGAGGCCCACTATGTTCTCGAGGAATTCATCAAAACCCAGACACCCGTTGTGGTTGTCGCCAAGGACATCGAGAAGCTCGAAAAGAACTTTCCGGGCCGGGAGATACTCTACATCGAAGGCGACCCGACGAAGGAGCAGTTCCTGAAGATGGCCAATATCGAAAACGCAAAAGGGCTCATCACCGCCCTGAATACCGACAGCGAAAACCTGCTGGTGGTCCTCTCGGCCCGGGAGTTGTCCCCCCAGCTGCGGATTATTTCGGGGGTATTTGATCGCGATAATCTTCATAAATTTCAAAGAGTTGGAGCTAACGCCACCGTCATGGCCACTTTCATCGGCGGCCTCCGGATGGCCTCGGAGGCCATCCGTCCGACGGTGGTCTCGTTTCTCGACACGATGCTTCGGGAGACGGATATCACCCTGCGCATCGAAGAGGTAAAAGTTCCCGGGGAGTGGGAACATGTCGGGAAGACACTTCGGGAGATCCACTTCCCCGCGCATACCGACCTGGTCATCGTCGCAGTCAAGCCATTGGATTCGGCGAAGCATGTATACAACCCCAAAAGCAATTACGTCGTGAACGAGGGCGATATCCTGATCGTGATTGGAGCCCTGGATCAAATATTCGCACTTCGAAAATTCCTCGGATACCAGATTGAACAGGAAGGCGAGGGAGAGGAAAGCCGGGATAGCGTAACGGCAAAATGA
- a CDS encoding histone deacetylase, with translation MARTAYYWDPIFLEHDTGRNHVERAERAARLAPERMLSRIPQLDARTPIPHDARKWVLEVHEEKHHREVEEAFRRGMRTLDGGDTRISEKSYAAALRAVDAALTAADAVMAGEVDNAFCAIRPPGHHAYAFRSMGFCLFANIAILARYLQRHHGLGRIAILDWDIHHGNGTQSIFWEDPDVFFVSMHQHPLFPGSGMEWEKGEGAGEGATLNLPMSPGTEEAVFFEKYENVVLPAIAAFRPEIMLLSAGFDAHRGDLLGGCRLSEDYFAEMTRKFKDLAASLCGGRIVSLLEGGYNLDALELSVAAHVSALME, from the coding sequence ATGGCGAGAACCGCTTACTACTGGGACCCGATCTTCCTGGAGCACGACACGGGCCGGAACCATGTCGAGCGCGCCGAGCGGGCGGCGCGCCTGGCCCCCGAGCGGATGTTATCGAGAATTCCACAACTGGACGCCCGAACCCCCATCCCCCATGACGCCCGGAAGTGGGTGCTCGAGGTTCACGAGGAGAAGCACCACCGCGAGGTGGAAGAGGCCTTCCGGCGGGGAATGAGGACGCTCGATGGGGGCGATACCCGGATCAGCGAGAAAAGCTATGCGGCCGCGCTCAGGGCAGTTGATGCGGCCCTCACGGCGGCGGACGCCGTGATGGCGGGGGAGGTGGACAACGCCTTTTGCGCGATCCGGCCGCCGGGCCACCATGCCTACGCTTTCCGCTCCATGGGGTTTTGCCTCTTCGCGAACATCGCCATCCTGGCCCGCTATCTCCAGAGGCACCACGGCCTTGGGCGCATCGCCATCCTGGACTGGGACATTCACCACGGGAACGGAACCCAGAGTATTTTTTGGGAGGATCCCGATGTTTTTTTTGTCTCGATGCACCAGCACCCCCTTTTTCCGGGGAGCGGCATGGAATGGGAGAAGGGGGAAGGGGCCGGCGAGGGGGCGACGTTGAATCTGCCGATGTCGCCCGGCACCGAGGAAGCCGTGTTTTTCGAGAAATACGAAAACGTGGTGCTTCCGGCAATTGCTGCGTTCCGGCCGGAGATCATGCTCCTCTCGGCAGGCTTCGATGCCCACCGGGGAGATCTGCTGGGGGGATGCCGGTTGTCGGAAGACTACTTTGCCGAAATGACCCGGAAATTCAAGGATTTGGCTGCATCCCTCTGCGGGGGCCGCATCGTGAGTCTTCTGGAGGGGGGCTACAACCTTGATGCCCTCGAGCTGTCCGTGGCGGCCCACGTGTCCGCCCTGATGGAATGA
- a CDS encoding TetR/AcrR family transcriptional regulator, producing MAVKNAPKPKSENAGGTRARIVETAATLIYRNGYTATSLDAVAQAAEVNRGSLYYFFKSKKNLALAVIDYFETLLHTHYLDPSLNGPGNGREKIERLAALYSRMPSFESPCCGCPIGNLSLELSGMDEDFQKRFARLWKGIFGRIAETLEQAQGEGMLPTDADTEGLARAFFSQIQGGHLVARATLDADSLQKDCRLAVENLPWLKTSATAANDKS from the coding sequence ATGGCCGTGAAGAACGCACCGAAACCGAAATCTGAAAACGCCGGGGGGACCCGCGCGCGCATTGTCGAGACGGCGGCGACGCTGATCTACCGGAATGGGTATACGGCCACCTCACTCGATGCCGTGGCCCAGGCGGCCGAGGTGAACCGGGGAAGCCTCTACTACTTTTTCAAGTCCAAAAAAAATCTGGCCCTCGCCGTGATCGATTACTTCGAAACGCTCCTCCATACGCATTATCTCGATCCTTCATTGAATGGGCCCGGCAACGGCCGGGAGAAAATCGAGCGCCTGGCCGCCCTCTACTCGCGGATGCCCAGCTTCGAGTCCCCCTGCTGCGGGTGCCCCATCGGGAATCTCTCGCTGGAGCTCAGCGGCATGGATGAAGATTTCCAGAAGCGCTTCGCCCGTTTGTGGAAAGGAATCTTCGGCCGGATTGCCGAAACGCTGGAGCAGGCCCAGGGCGAGGGGATGCTCCCCACTGATGCGGACACAGAAGGGCTGGCGCGGGCGTTTTTCTCCCAGATACAGGGGGGACATCTCGTGGCCCGGGCGACGCTCGATGCGGATTCTCTTCAGAAAGATTGCCGGTTGGCGGTCGAAAATCTGCCGTGGCTCAAAACATCCGCCACGGCGGCGAATGACAAATCGTAA